In the Aromatoleum bremense genome, one interval contains:
- the dctP gene encoding TRAP transporter substrate-binding protein DctP: protein MTPTTRKLAIGALIALLGGGAHAAEVTLKAVSAFGQDTFFNQRFKTFVEKVNREGKGLVKIQVVGGPESIPPLEVGNAVRAGVVDFANTTGVFHATLVPEAIAGSLAEKPIAELRANGGHALLDRIHREKGNMVWLARVSDGLQYHIYANKKISAGDFSGLKLRSVPVYRAFFQSLGATPLQVPPGEVFTALERGVVDGYGWPSVGIFDLGWQEKTKYRIEPGFYNVEVGFYMNQNTWKKLDDAQRAFLEKQVAWVESHNVDDLAAADAEKARQAAAKIESVPIPAEQVAQFRSRAYEAGWKGIEQASPQHVAKLRELFGSGR from the coding sequence ATGACTCCCACCACCCGCAAACTCGCCATCGGCGCCCTGATCGCACTGCTCGGCGGCGGTGCGCACGCCGCGGAAGTCACGCTCAAGGCGGTCAGCGCCTTCGGCCAGGACACGTTCTTCAACCAGCGCTTCAAGACCTTCGTCGAGAAGGTCAACCGCGAAGGCAAGGGCCTCGTGAAGATCCAGGTCGTCGGCGGGCCCGAATCGATCCCGCCGCTCGAAGTCGGCAACGCGGTGCGCGCCGGCGTCGTCGACTTCGCCAATACCACCGGCGTGTTCCATGCGACGCTGGTACCCGAAGCGATCGCCGGCTCGCTCGCCGAAAAACCGATCGCCGAGCTGCGCGCGAACGGCGGCCATGCGCTGCTCGACCGCATCCACCGCGAGAAGGGCAACATGGTGTGGCTCGCGCGCGTCTCCGACGGGCTGCAATACCACATCTACGCGAACAAGAAGATCAGCGCCGGCGATTTTTCGGGCTTGAAGCTGCGCAGCGTGCCGGTCTATCGCGCGTTCTTCCAGTCGCTCGGCGCGACGCCGCTGCAGGTGCCGCCGGGCGAAGTGTTCACCGCGCTCGAGCGCGGCGTCGTCGATGGCTACGGCTGGCCGTCGGTCGGGATCTTCGATCTCGGCTGGCAGGAAAAGACGAAATACCGCATCGAGCCTGGCTTCTACAACGTTGAAGTCGGCTTCTACATGAACCAGAACACCTGGAAGAAGCTCGACGACGCGCAGCGCGCATTCCTCGAAAAACAGGTCGCGTGGGTCGAGTCGCACAACGTCGACGATCTCGCCGCCGCCGACGCGGAGAAGGCGCGGCAGGCCGCGGCAAAGATCGAGAGCGTTCCGATTCCGGCCGAGCAGGTCGCGCAGTTCCGCAGCCGGGCATACGAGGCCGGCTGGAAAGGCATCGAGCAGGCGAGCCCGCAGCACGTCGCGAAACTTCGCGAGCTGTTCGGCAGCGGCCGCTGA
- a CDS encoding indolepyruvate ferredoxin oxidoreductase subunit alpha, which translates to MAERSFKKEVGQLRIPAGEEFRGEGILAVTKALLQSGVGYVAGYQGSPISHLMDVLADAKDILDELGVHFEASASEATAAATLAASVMYPIRGAVTWKSTVGTNVASDALANLASGGVIGGTLVIIGEDYGEGSSIMQERSHAFAMKSQMWLLDPRPNLESIVQAVEDGFELSEASNTPVMLQMRIRSCHVHGRFITRENRRPAFTLAEALEHPKRDVGRIVLPPASFTHEHEKVRERWPAAVKFIRERKLNEFFDGDFSDIGLILQGGLYNGVIRALQLLGLADSFGNTRIPLYVMNVTYPVIDAEVLEFCETRRAVLLIEEGQPDFIEQNLHAILRRAGCATALAGKDVLPMAGEYTTEVMRDGIQAFLAAHAPHALAPAPTAVASPPQPAAVPLRFHPKIAALATVVPARPAGFCTGCPERPIFAAMKLVEADLGEHHISCDIGCHLFSILPPFNLGATTMGYGLGAASSAAFNVKGGRRSISVMGDGGFWHNGLTSGIGNAVFNKYDGVIVIVDNFYASATGGQDVLSSRADNPNRATNNPIEAAVRGVGVKWLRVIDRTYDVARLRDALEEALTTPEPGPKVIIAQSECMLNRQRRVKPLFNSAVKAGERVVKERFGVDADVCSGDHACIRLSGCPSLTLKDSGDPLKEDPVAHVDSSCVGCGNCGEVADAAVLCPSFYRADIIHNPTRRDRLLARVRGAAIGFLQRRRAARLARCAL; encoded by the coding sequence ATGGCTGAGCGCTCGTTCAAGAAGGAAGTCGGGCAGCTGCGCATCCCCGCCGGCGAGGAGTTCCGCGGCGAAGGCATCCTCGCGGTGACGAAGGCGCTGCTGCAGTCGGGCGTCGGCTATGTAGCGGGCTACCAGGGTTCGCCGATCTCGCACCTGATGGACGTCCTTGCCGACGCGAAGGACATCCTCGACGAACTCGGCGTGCATTTCGAGGCGAGCGCGTCCGAGGCGACCGCGGCGGCGACGCTCGCGGCGTCGGTGATGTACCCGATCCGCGGCGCGGTGACGTGGAAATCGACCGTCGGCACGAACGTCGCGTCCGACGCGCTGGCGAACCTCGCGTCGGGCGGCGTCATCGGTGGCACGCTGGTCATCATCGGCGAGGACTACGGCGAAGGCTCGTCGATCATGCAGGAGCGCTCGCATGCGTTTGCGATGAAGTCGCAGATGTGGCTGCTCGACCCGCGCCCGAACCTCGAATCGATCGTGCAGGCGGTCGAGGACGGCTTCGAGCTGTCGGAAGCGAGCAACACGCCGGTGATGCTCCAGATGCGCATCCGCTCATGCCACGTGCACGGCCGCTTCATCACGCGCGAGAACCGCCGCCCGGCCTTCACGCTCGCCGAGGCGCTCGAGCATCCGAAGCGCGACGTCGGCCGCATCGTGCTGCCGCCGGCGTCCTTCACGCACGAGCACGAGAAAGTCCGCGAGCGCTGGCCGGCGGCGGTGAAGTTCATCCGCGAACGCAAGCTCAACGAGTTCTTCGACGGCGATTTTTCGGATATCGGCCTGATCCTGCAAGGCGGCCTCTACAACGGCGTGATCCGCGCGCTGCAGCTCCTCGGGCTGGCCGATTCGTTCGGCAACACGCGGATTCCGCTGTACGTGATGAACGTGACGTATCCGGTCATCGACGCCGAAGTGCTCGAATTCTGCGAGACCAGGCGTGCCGTGCTGCTGATCGAGGAAGGCCAGCCGGACTTCATCGAGCAGAACCTGCACGCGATCCTGCGCCGCGCGGGCTGTGCGACCGCGCTCGCCGGCAAGGACGTGCTGCCGATGGCCGGCGAATACACGACCGAAGTCATGCGCGACGGCATCCAGGCCTTCCTCGCCGCGCACGCGCCGCACGCCCTTGCCCCCGCGCCGACCGCAGTGGCCTCCCCGCCGCAGCCGGCCGCCGTGCCGCTGCGCTTCCACCCGAAGATCGCGGCGCTCGCGACCGTCGTGCCGGCGCGCCCTGCGGGGTTTTGCACCGGCTGCCCGGAGCGGCCGATCTTCGCCGCGATGAAGCTCGTCGAGGCCGACCTCGGCGAACACCACATCTCGTGCGACATCGGCTGCCACCTGTTCTCGATCCTGCCGCCGTTCAACCTCGGTGCGACGACGATGGGCTACGGCCTCGGCGCGGCGTCGAGCGCGGCGTTCAACGTCAAGGGCGGCAGGCGCTCGATCTCGGTGATGGGCGACGGCGGCTTCTGGCACAACGGACTGACCTCCGGAATCGGCAACGCGGTGTTCAACAAGTACGACGGCGTCATCGTCATCGTGGACAACTTCTACGCCTCGGCGACCGGCGGCCAGGACGTCCTGTCGTCGCGCGCCGACAACCCCAACCGCGCGACGAACAATCCGATCGAGGCCGCGGTGCGCGGCGTCGGCGTCAAGTGGCTGCGGGTCATCGACCGCACTTACGACGTCGCACGGCTGCGCGACGCGCTCGAAGAGGCGCTGACGACACCGGAGCCGGGCCCGAAAGTCATCATCGCCCAGTCCGAATGCATGCTGAACAGACAGCGCCGGGTGAAGCCGCTTTTCAACAGTGCGGTGAAGGCCGGAGAGCGCGTCGTCAAGGAGCGTTTCGGCGTCGATGCGGATGTCTGCAGCGGCGACCACGCCTGCATCCGCCTGTCAGGCTGCCCGTCGCTGACGTTGAAGGACAGCGGCGACCCGCTGAAAGAAGATCCGGTCGCGCACGTAGACAGCAGTTGCGTCGGCTGCGGCAACTGCGGCGAAGTCGCCGATGCGGCTGTGCTGTGCCCGTCGTTCTACCGCGCCGACATCATCCACAACCCGACGCGGCGCGACCGCCTGCTCGCGCGCGTGCGCGGCGCGGCGATCGGCTTCCTGCAACGCCGTCGCGCCGCGCGTCTCGCACGCTGCGCGCTGTGA
- a CDS encoding TRAP transporter small permease, which translates to MALQEAAAGQAVSFGSLRCCYYHHLMSACGLVAALLLGAMALLVCADVALRNVGGGSIAWSTEMTEYILMVATFVAAPWLLYLGDHIRVDVLVREVSAPLRLRLELGTDLLCFVICAVLAWQALAVARDAAAQGSLVFKVLVIPEWWLNIPMIFACTLLAIEFARRFVRALPGAGGN; encoded by the coding sequence ATGGCATTGCAGGAAGCAGCGGCCGGGCAGGCCGTTTCGTTCGGCTCGCTCCGCTGCTGTTATTACCATCATCTGATGAGCGCCTGCGGCCTTGTCGCCGCGCTGCTGCTCGGCGCGATGGCGCTGCTGGTGTGCGCCGACGTCGCCCTACGCAACGTCGGCGGCGGGTCGATCGCGTGGAGCACCGAGATGACCGAGTACATCCTGATGGTCGCGACTTTCGTCGCGGCGCCGTGGCTGCTCTATCTCGGCGACCACATCCGCGTGGACGTCCTCGTCCGCGAGGTTTCGGCGCCCCTGCGGCTGCGCCTCGAACTCGGCACGGACCTGCTGTGCTTCGTCATCTGCGCGGTGCTCGCGTGGCAGGCCCTCGCCGTCGCCCGCGACGCCGCCGCGCAGGGCAGCCTCGTGTTCAAGGTGCTGGTCATTCCCGAGTGGTGGCTGAACATTCCGATGATCTTCGCGTGCACGCTGCTCGCGATCGAGTTCGCGCGCCGCTTCGTCCGCGCGCTGCCAGGCGCCGGAGGCAATTGA
- a CDS encoding TRAP transporter large permease subunit has product MTATICYRALTLRALHKSLVETARVSVVILFVLVASTTFAQLLSFSGATSGLLGVISELQLSPLMLVLGMLLILLVLGCVIDQISMMMITLPFFMPLANAAGIDPVWLGVMMLVSMELGLLTPPFGLLLMVMQSVAPPPIQLRQIYAAATPFVLIEVAVLGLIVALPWLAVGLPRLMH; this is encoded by the coding sequence GTGACCGCGACGATCTGCTACCGCGCGCTGACGCTGCGCGCGCTGCACAAGTCGCTGGTCGAAACCGCGCGGGTGTCGGTCGTGATCCTGTTCGTGCTCGTCGCCTCGACGACCTTCGCGCAGTTGCTGAGCTTCTCCGGCGCGACCAGCGGCCTGCTCGGCGTCATCAGCGAACTGCAGCTCTCGCCGCTGATGCTCGTGCTCGGCATGCTGCTGATCCTGCTCGTGCTCGGCTGCGTGATCGACCAGATCAGCATGATGATGATCACGCTGCCGTTCTTCATGCCGCTCGCGAACGCCGCCGGCATCGACCCGGTGTGGCTCGGCGTGATGATGCTGGTGTCGATGGAACTCGGACTGCTGACGCCGCCGTTCGGCCTGCTGCTGATGGTGATGCAGTCGGTCGCCCCGCCGCCGATCCAGCTGCGCCAGATCTACGCCGCCGCGACGCCGTTCGTGCTGATCGAGGTCGCCGTGCTCGGCCTCATCGTCGCCCTGCCCTGGCTCGCGGTCGGCCTGCCGCGGCTGATGCACTGA
- a CDS encoding NnrS family protein, which produces MKPLDEFPAPPMPPPPFPSLSAPVWASAFRPFYLLGALYAPLLMAVWAGAYLGAWGMPVSATTPLALWHGHEMLFGFAAAIITGIVLTALPSWAGTPEIRGGRLALLVALWLAGRLASWTTPWLPPLSVTVADSLLFPAMFVMLAPQLWRAANPLYLLLLPILAALFGANLAYHAGIAGTDPALAGLGLRAGIYAVIVLYVLKGGLLTPIFTGNALREKGRGDQAPFHPGLDAAAVVVVVVLAVLDLAAAPAHWTGAAAFACASIHAWRVARWQGWRVADVPLVLVMHLGFAWLIFAFALKAAAELTGVVAEAAWLHAFTVGSLGMMMVGLMVRVSLRHTGRPLALPNAMRIAGLLLFAAALVRLAVTVHELGAWAVAIAALLWSAAFVIYLARFGTILAGPSLSRGGGKR; this is translated from the coding sequence ATGAAGCCCCTCGACGAATTTCCCGCTCCGCCCATGCCCCCGCCGCCATTCCCGTCCCTGTCGGCCCCCGTGTGGGCGAGCGCCTTCCGACCGTTCTACCTGCTCGGCGCGCTCTATGCACCGCTGCTGATGGCAGTCTGGGCGGGCGCGTATCTCGGCGCGTGGGGCATGCCGGTTTCGGCCACGACGCCGCTCGCGCTGTGGCACGGACACGAAATGCTCTTCGGTTTCGCCGCCGCGATCATCACCGGCATCGTGCTGACCGCCTTGCCGAGCTGGGCCGGCACGCCGGAAATCCGCGGCGGCCGGCTCGCGCTGCTGGTCGCGCTGTGGCTCGCCGGCCGGCTCGCGAGCTGGACGACGCCGTGGCTGCCGCCGCTGTCGGTCACCGTCGCCGACAGCCTGCTTTTCCCCGCGATGTTCGTCATGCTCGCGCCGCAACTGTGGCGCGCGGCAAATCCACTCTACCTGCTGCTCCTGCCAATCCTGGCCGCGCTCTTTGGCGCCAACCTCGCCTATCACGCCGGAATTGCCGGGACCGACCCGGCCCTGGCCGGCCTCGGCCTGCGCGCCGGCATCTATGCGGTGATCGTGCTGTACGTGCTGAAAGGCGGCCTCCTCACGCCGATCTTCACCGGCAACGCGCTGCGTGAGAAAGGCCGCGGCGACCAGGCGCCGTTCCATCCCGGCCTCGATGCCGCGGCAGTCGTCGTCGTGGTCGTGCTCGCCGTGCTCGATCTGGCCGCTGCGCCGGCACACTGGACCGGCGCCGCGGCATTCGCCTGCGCCTCGATCCACGCCTGGCGTGTCGCGCGCTGGCAGGGCTGGCGCGTCGCCGATGTGCCGCTCGTCCTCGTCATGCACCTCGGCTTCGCGTGGCTGATCTTCGCCTTCGCGCTGAAAGCCGCCGCGGAACTCACCGGCGTCGTCGCGGAAGCCGCGTGGCTGCACGCTTTCACCGTCGGCAGCCTCGGCATGATGATGGTCGGCCTGATGGTGCGCGTGAGCCTGCGCCACACCGGCCGCCCGCTCGCACTGCCGAACGCGATGCGCATCGCGGGCCTATTGCTGTTCGCTGCGGCCCTGGTCCGGCTCGCGGTGACAGTCCACGAACTCGGCGCGTGGGCGGTCGCGATTGCGGCGCTGCTGTGGAGCGCCGCGTTCGTGATCTACCTCGCGCGCTTCGGCACGATCCTCGCGGGCCCGAGCCTGTCGCGCGGCGGCGGCAAGCGCTAG
- a CDS encoding PRC-barrel domain containing protein translates to MLLRAKGELFDRHLVASDGRIGSVRDVYLDDARWVVRYLEVEAGDDGVGGRKVLISPSSIRRDAGNDQEVAVALTREQVRNSPGADQDMPVSRQFEEAHARYYGYPFYWDGPYLWGSSPHPVSGGPSVTSTPRGEVAGERVRELKEAEQRARESHLRSSEEVIGYRLVATDGPAGHVEDFVIDDSDWRITDIVIDTRWLSGDHLRLPTDTVAKVDWATREVRLKIPRAEVEKAPKA, encoded by the coding sequence ATGCTTCTCAGGGCGAAGGGCGAATTGTTCGATCGACATCTCGTCGCCAGCGACGGCAGGATCGGCTCGGTGCGCGACGTGTATCTGGACGACGCGCGCTGGGTGGTGCGCTACCTCGAAGTCGAGGCGGGCGACGACGGCGTGGGCGGGCGCAAGGTGCTGATCTCGCCGTCCTCGATCCGGCGTGACGCCGGCAACGACCAGGAGGTCGCGGTCGCGCTAACCCGCGAGCAGGTGCGCAACAGCCCGGGGGCGGACCAGGACATGCCGGTGTCACGCCAGTTCGAGGAAGCGCACGCGCGCTACTACGGCTACCCGTTCTACTGGGACGGGCCTTACCTGTGGGGTTCGTCGCCGCACCCGGTCAGCGGCGGACCGTCGGTGACATCGACACCGCGAGGCGAGGTCGCCGGCGAGCGGGTGCGCGAGCTGAAGGAAGCCGAGCAGCGTGCCCGCGAGTCGCATCTTCGCAGCAGCGAGGAGGTGATCGGCTACCGCCTTGTCGCGACCGACGGGCCGGCCGGGCACGTCGAGGACTTCGTCATCGACGACAGCGACTGGAGGATCACGGATATCGTCATCGACACGCGCTGGCTGTCCGGCGACCACCTGCGGCTGCCGACCGACACCGTTGCGAAGGTCGACTGGGCGACGCGCGAAGTGCGCCTGAAGATTCCGCGCGCAGAGGTCGAGAAGGCACCGAAAGCGTAG
- a CDS encoding TRAP transporter large permease subunit, translated as MEWYWALLLMLGLMFGLMAIGVPVAFTFLGVNLVGAWVFLGGEAGLGQLVRNSVGSITSFSLTPIPLFVLMGEVLFHTGLAFRAIEAIERLIARLPGRLSVVSVLGGTTFAALSGSTIANTAMMGGVMLPEMLKRGYHPTLAMGPIMAVGGIAMLIPPSALAVMLGSLAGISIAQLLIGGILPGLLMAVCFLAYVIIRCRLDPQLAPIDEAAPVAGAWARWKPFVRDVLPLFSIFAAVVGSMLAAGHRRPSRPRSARSRR; from the coding sequence ATGGAATGGTACTGGGCACTGCTGCTGATGCTCGGCCTGATGTTCGGGCTGATGGCGATCGGCGTTCCGGTGGCGTTCACGTTTCTCGGCGTGAACCTGGTCGGCGCGTGGGTCTTTCTCGGCGGCGAGGCGGGACTCGGCCAGCTCGTGCGTAACTCGGTCGGTTCGATCACCAGCTTCTCGCTGACGCCGATCCCACTGTTCGTGCTGATGGGCGAAGTGCTGTTCCACACCGGCCTCGCGTTCCGCGCGATCGAGGCGATCGAACGCCTGATCGCGCGTCTGCCCGGGCGCCTGTCGGTGGTGTCGGTGCTCGGTGGGACGACGTTCGCCGCGCTGTCCGGTTCGACGATCGCGAACACTGCGATGATGGGCGGCGTGATGCTGCCCGAGATGCTCAAGCGCGGCTATCACCCGACGCTGGCGATGGGGCCGATCATGGCCGTCGGCGGCATCGCGATGCTGATCCCGCCGTCGGCACTCGCCGTGATGCTTGGCAGCCTCGCAGGCATTTCGATCGCGCAGCTGCTGATTGGCGGCATCCTGCCCGGGCTCTTGATGGCCGTCTGCTTTCTCGCCTATGTCATCATCCGCTGCCGCCTCGATCCGCAACTCGCACCGATCGACGAAGCCGCGCCGGTGGCGGGCGCGTGGGCGCGCTGGAAACCGTTCGTGCGCGATGTACTGCCGCTGTTTTCGATCTTCGCCGCGGTCGTCGGCAGCATGCTCGCGGCTGGGCATCGCCGACCGAGTCGGCCGCGATCGGCGCGGTCGCGTCGGTGA
- a CDS encoding indolepyruvate oxidoreductase subunit beta family protein — protein MNRITLHPGTPIRIAILAMGGQGGGVLADWIVEMAERAGWWAQTSSVPGVAQRTGATVYYLELLPESAAQAAGRSPVLAMMPTPGDVDLVVAAELMEAGRAMQRGLVTPDRTTLITSTHRSYAVAEKAAPGNGIADPNKVVDAGRAAAKRLLCFDLQQMAERAGSVISASLFGAIAGANALPFARTAFEQTIREGGVGVEASLRAFAFGFDAAAQAPADVAPIDTSRPPPQVPERAANPQAQALLDAVTRDFPAVAQPMLIAGLRRLIDFQDIAYAAEYLRTLGTLRELDERSGGANDWALTRAAARHVAVAMSYDDVIRVADLKTRGSRFARVRDEVGAKPDQLVYTTEFMHPRLEEICGALPAGLGRQLERSKAFSSFVRRHVEKGRRVRSGTLMGFLALYCAAGMRRFRRGTLRHQVETAHLRDWLARATRIAPADYALAVEVLECRRLIKGYSGTHDRGDRRFTHLMDAADQLLGRADAAATLHRLREAALADEEGQALDAQLAGLLRGPFTPLEETRRPGYAAA, from the coding sequence ATGAACCGCATCACTCTTCACCCCGGCACGCCGATCAGGATCGCGATCCTCGCGATGGGCGGCCAGGGCGGCGGCGTGCTCGCCGACTGGATCGTCGAGATGGCCGAGCGCGCCGGCTGGTGGGCGCAGACGAGCTCGGTGCCGGGTGTCGCGCAGCGCACCGGCGCGACCGTCTATTACCTCGAACTGCTGCCCGAGTCGGCGGCGCAAGCCGCGGGCCGGTCGCCGGTGCTCGCGATGATGCCGACGCCCGGCGACGTTGATCTCGTCGTCGCCGCCGAGCTGATGGAAGCCGGGCGGGCGATGCAGCGCGGCCTCGTGACGCCGGACCGCACGACGCTGATCACCTCGACGCACCGCAGCTACGCGGTCGCCGAGAAAGCCGCGCCGGGCAACGGCATCGCCGACCCGAACAAGGTCGTCGACGCGGGGCGTGCGGCGGCGAAGCGGCTGCTGTGCTTCGACCTGCAGCAGATGGCCGAGCGCGCCGGCAGCGTGATCTCGGCGAGCCTGTTCGGGGCGATCGCGGGCGCCAATGCGTTGCCGTTCGCGCGCACCGCGTTCGAGCAGACGATCCGCGAAGGCGGCGTCGGCGTCGAGGCGAGCCTGCGCGCCTTCGCCTTCGGCTTCGACGCGGCCGCGCAGGCTCCCGCGGACGTTGCGCCGATCGACACGTCGCGCCCGCCGCCGCAGGTGCCGGAGCGCGCGGCCAACCCGCAGGCGCAGGCGCTGCTCGACGCCGTGACACGCGACTTTCCGGCGGTCGCGCAGCCGATGCTCATCGCCGGCCTGCGCCGCCTGATCGACTTCCAGGACATCGCCTACGCTGCCGAATACCTGCGCACGCTGGGCACCTTGCGCGAGCTCGATGAACGCAGCGGCGGCGCGAACGACTGGGCGCTGACGCGCGCGGCCGCCCGGCACGTCGCGGTCGCGATGAGCTACGACGACGTGATCCGCGTCGCCGACCTCAAGACGCGCGGCAGCCGCTTTGCGCGCGTGCGCGACGAGGTCGGCGCGAAACCCGACCAGCTCGTCTACACGACTGAATTCATGCACCCGCGCCTCGAGGAAATCTGCGGCGCGTTGCCGGCCGGCCTCGGTCGCCAGCTCGAGCGCTCGAAAGCGTTCAGCAGCTTCGTCCGCCGCCATGTCGAGAAAGGCCGTCGCGTGCGGAGCGGAACGCTGATGGGGTTCCTCGCGCTGTACTGCGCGGCCGGCATGCGCCGGTTTCGCCGCGGCACCTTGCGCCATCAGGTCGAGACCGCGCATCTGCGTGACTGGCTGGCCCGCGCGACGCGCATCGCGCCTGCCGACTACGCGCTCGCCGTCGAGGTGCTCGAGTGCCGCCGGCTGATCAAGGGCTACAGCGGCACGCACGACCGCGGCGACAGACGCTTCACCCACCTGATGGACGCCGCCGACCAGCTGCTCGGCCGGGCCGACGCCGCCGCGACGCTGCACCGGCTGCGCGAGGCGGCGCTCGCCGACGAGGAAGGCCAGGCGCTCGACGCCCAGCTCGCGGGCCTTCTCCGCGGGCCTTTCACGCCGCTGGAAGAAACCCGCCGGCCGGGTTATGCCGCGGCCTGA
- a CDS encoding glycosyltransferase translates to MRVALISDVYFPRVNGVSTSIDTFRTELARQGVDSVLIAPRYGAEPDLDDVIRLPARPVLRDPEDRLMSFRASLAQGEALRRRGVDLLHIQTPFVAHYAGIRLARQLGLPALATYHTLFEEYLHHYVPLLPRKLTGIVARGFSRAQCNMVDQVIAPSQAMQARLTAYGVRSPIEVLPTGIPIQAFAHGERRRFRLKLGIPEDQPVALFVGRVAHEKNIAFLIDVIEHARATLPRLLLMIAGEGPAEPSLRRSVEARGLSDAVRFIGYLDRAEDLPDCYAAADLFVFASRTETQGLVLLEAMAAGLPVLALACMGTRSILAPERGACIAPDVVAGFAQQLCRLLIDEVQRARLASEARVYAREWSDQTMASRLALLYRRLIETRSPN, encoded by the coding sequence ATGCGCGTAGCGTTGATCTCGGACGTCTATTTCCCACGAGTCAATGGCGTTTCGACGTCAATCGACACATTCCGCACCGAGCTTGCACGACAAGGGGTAGACAGCGTCCTGATCGCCCCCCGCTATGGCGCCGAACCTGACCTTGACGACGTTATCCGTTTGCCTGCCCGACCCGTGCTGCGCGATCCCGAGGATCGGCTGATGAGCTTTCGCGCGAGTCTCGCGCAAGGTGAGGCACTGCGGCGCCGCGGTGTCGATTTGCTGCATATCCAGACACCCTTCGTGGCCCACTACGCGGGCATCCGCCTTGCACGACAACTCGGCCTGCCTGCACTCGCCACCTACCACACGCTGTTCGAGGAATATCTGCACCATTACGTCCCACTGTTGCCGAGAAAGCTCACCGGGATTGTGGCCCGGGGTTTCTCGCGCGCCCAGTGCAATATGGTGGATCAGGTCATTGCCCCCTCGCAGGCGATGCAGGCGCGCCTCACTGCCTATGGGGTCCGGAGCCCCATCGAGGTCCTGCCCACGGGCATTCCGATTCAGGCATTCGCCCATGGTGAGCGCCGACGCTTCCGTCTGAAGCTGGGGATTCCCGAGGATCAGCCAGTTGCCCTATTCGTGGGGCGCGTAGCGCACGAGAAGAACATCGCATTCCTGATCGACGTCATCGAGCATGCCCGGGCGACGCTGCCTCGGCTGCTGCTGATGATTGCGGGTGAAGGGCCCGCGGAGCCGAGCTTGCGGCGCAGTGTGGAAGCCCGTGGTCTGAGCGACGCGGTCCGCTTCATCGGCTATCTCGATCGCGCCGAAGACCTGCCCGATTGCTATGCAGCGGCTGACCTGTTCGTTTTCGCTTCGCGCACCGAGACCCAGGGACTGGTCCTGCTCGAAGCCATGGCTGCCGGCTTGCCGGTGCTTGCGCTGGCCTGCATGGGGACTCGCAGCATTCTTGCGCCCGAACGCGGTGCGTGCATTGCCCCGGATGTCGTCGCAGGCTTTGCACAACAGCTCTGTCGGCTGCTTATCGACGAAGTGCAGAGGGCACGCCTTGCGAGCGAAGCACGCGTGTACGCGCGCGAGTGGTCGGACCAGACCATGGCCTCAAGGCTGGCCCTGCTCTACCGTCGCCTGATCGAAACCCGCAGTCCGAACTGA